A stretch of Crossiella cryophila DNA encodes these proteins:
- the lipA gene encoding lipoyl synthase, with translation MTVVPEGRKLLRLEVRNSQTPIEKKPSWIKTRAKMGPEYRELKGLVKREGLHTVCEEAGCPNIYECWEDREATFLIGGDQCTRRCDFCQIDTGKPADFDAEEPRRVAESVQAMGLRYSTVTGVARDDLPDGGAWLYAETVRQIHALNPGTGVELLIPDFNADPEQLAEVFGSRPEVLAHNLETVPRIFKRIRPAFRYERSLQVITEAREFGLVTKSNLILGMGETPEEVTEALQDLHDAGCDIITITQYLRPSLRHHPVERWVKPEEFVQHKESAEKIGFAGVMAGPLVRSSYRAGRLYSQAKQFRGEQVPEHLNHLAQAGPGAQEITALLAR, from the coding sequence ATGACCGTGGTGCCCGAGGGCCGCAAGCTTCTGCGGCTGGAGGTTCGTAACAGCCAGACGCCCATCGAGAAGAAGCCCTCGTGGATCAAGACCAGGGCGAAGATGGGTCCCGAGTACCGCGAGCTGAAGGGCCTCGTCAAACGCGAGGGCCTGCACACGGTCTGCGAGGAAGCCGGCTGCCCCAACATCTACGAGTGCTGGGAAGACCGCGAGGCCACCTTCCTCATCGGCGGTGACCAGTGCACCCGCCGCTGTGACTTCTGCCAGATCGACACCGGCAAGCCAGCCGACTTCGACGCCGAGGAACCGCGCCGGGTCGCCGAGTCGGTGCAGGCGATGGGCCTGCGCTACTCCACCGTCACCGGCGTCGCCCGCGACGACCTGCCCGACGGCGGCGCCTGGCTCTACGCCGAGACGGTCCGCCAGATCCACGCGCTCAACCCCGGCACCGGCGTCGAACTGCTGATCCCGGACTTCAACGCCGACCCCGAGCAGCTGGCCGAGGTCTTCGGCTCCCGCCCCGAGGTGCTGGCGCACAACCTGGAGACGGTGCCGCGGATCTTCAAGCGGATCCGCCCCGCCTTCCGCTACGAGCGCTCCCTGCAGGTGATCACCGAGGCCCGCGAGTTCGGCCTGGTCACCAAGAGCAACCTGATCCTCGGCATGGGCGAGACCCCGGAAGAGGTCACCGAGGCACTGCAGGACCTGCACGACGCTGGCTGCGACATCATCACCATCACCCAGTACCTGCGGCCGAGCCTGCGCCACCACCCGGTGGAGCGCTGGGTCAAGCCGGAGGAGTTCGTGCAGCACAAGGAGTCCGCGGAGAAGATCGGTTTCGCCGGGGTGATGGCGGGCCCGCTGGTCCGCTCCTCCTACCGCGCCGGCCGGCTCTACTCGCAGGCGAAGCAGTTCCGCGGCGAGCAGGTCCCCGAGCACCTGAACCACCTCGCGCAGGCCGGTCCGGGCGCCCAGGAGATCACCGCCCTGCTCGCGCGGTGA
- a CDS encoding oxidoreductase — protein sequence MRNWTAEDMPDQNGRTVVITGANSGLGLHSAYALAAKGAHLLLACRSPERGARAVDQVRTTAPRAKVELVRLDLGDLASIRAAAEDIRERAGDRVHVLMNNAGVFCPPLGRTADGFETQMGVNHLGHAALTWLLMPALRQSPDARVVTLSSLAHRRTTLNLDDLNYERRRYNAFAGYGEAKLANLMFAQELDRRLSAADLDVRSLAAHPGLTDTELGANGGRARKNKVLELGVTLFNKVATMRPERGVLSQLYAATAPEVRGGQYYGPAGAGEVWGGPGLAACSPESQDLAVAARLYERSGELTGIAPDPA from the coding sequence ATGCGGAACTGGACGGCCGAGGACATGCCGGACCAGAACGGGCGCACGGTGGTGATCACCGGGGCCAACTCCGGCCTTGGCCTGCACAGCGCCTACGCACTGGCCGCCAAGGGCGCCCACCTGCTGCTGGCCTGCCGCTCCCCGGAACGCGGGGCGCGCGCCGTCGACCAGGTCCGCACCACCGCGCCGCGGGCCAAGGTGGAACTGGTCCGGCTCGACCTCGGTGACCTCGCCTCGATCCGCGCGGCCGCCGAGGACATCCGGGAACGCGCCGGCGACCGGGTGCACGTGCTGATGAACAACGCGGGCGTGTTCTGCCCGCCGCTTGGCCGCACCGCGGACGGCTTCGAGACCCAGATGGGCGTCAACCACCTCGGCCACGCCGCGCTGACCTGGCTGCTCATGCCCGCGCTGCGGCAGAGCCCGGACGCGCGGGTGGTCACCCTGTCCAGCCTCGCGCACCGGCGCACCACGCTGAACCTGGACGACCTCAACTACGAGCGCCGCCGCTACAACGCCTTCGCCGGCTACGGCGAGGCCAAACTGGCCAACCTGATGTTCGCCCAGGAACTCGACCGCAGGCTGTCCGCGGCCGACCTGGACGTGCGCAGCCTGGCCGCGCACCCCGGTCTGACCGACACCGAACTGGGCGCCAACGGCGGCCGGGCCCGCAAGAACAAGGTCCTGGAGCTGGGCGTCACCCTGTTCAACAAGGTCGCCACCATGCGCCCCGAGCGCGGCGTGCTGTCCCAGCTGTACGCGGCCACCGCGCCGGAGGTGCGCGGCGGCCAGTACTACGGCCCGGCGGGCGCGGGCGAGGTGTGGGGCGGACCGGGTCTGGCGGCCTGCTCACCGGAGTCCCAGGACCTCGCGGTGGCCGCCCGGTTGTACGAGCGCAGCGGCGAGTTGACCGGAATCGCACCCGACCCGGCCTGA
- a CDS encoding TetR/AcrR family transcriptional regulator: MATARPRRMEYSESTRQALVDSAMELFSRKGYAGTSLDEIAAKARVTKGALYHHFGGKQALFEAAFDAVETDMLARLAKIVSQPGDPWESAMAGLRAYLKVCLEPSYQRIVLHEGPVVMGWERWREAEEQFSYGLVRATVVGLAESGEIDDLPIEPMSRLMFGALAGSATQIANAADPKKASEEVGLCIERVMAGLRLLHKVGNAEPIRVETSAPRRTRRR; encoded by the coding sequence ATGGCGACAGCGCGGCCGCGGCGTATGGAATATTCGGAATCCACCAGGCAGGCCCTGGTGGACAGCGCCATGGAGCTGTTCAGCCGGAAGGGCTACGCGGGCACCTCGCTGGATGAGATCGCGGCGAAGGCCAGGGTCACCAAGGGCGCGCTCTACCACCACTTCGGCGGCAAGCAGGCGTTGTTCGAGGCCGCCTTCGACGCGGTGGAGACCGACATGCTGGCCCGGCTGGCCAAGATCGTCTCCCAGCCCGGCGACCCGTGGGAGAGCGCGATGGCCGGTCTGCGCGCCTACCTCAAGGTCTGTCTGGAGCCCTCCTACCAGCGGATCGTGCTGCACGAGGGTCCGGTGGTGATGGGCTGGGAGCGCTGGCGGGAGGCCGAGGAGCAGTTCAGCTACGGCCTGGTGCGGGCCACCGTGGTCGGGCTGGCCGAGTCCGGCGAGATCGACGACCTGCCGATCGAGCCGATGTCCCGGCTGATGTTCGGCGCGCTGGCGGGCAGTGCCACCCAGATCGCCAACGCGGCCGATCCGAAGAAGGCCAGCGAGGAGGTCGGCCTGTGCATCGAGCGGGTGATGGCCGGGCTGCGGCTGCTGCACAAGGTGGGCAACGCCGAACCGATCAGGGTGGAGACCTCGGCGCCGCGCCGGACGCGCCGCCGCTGA
- a CDS encoding LLM class F420-dependent oxidoreductase, translating to MDFRIFTEPQQGATYDDLLRVARTAEDAGYDAFFRSDHYLKMGSVSGLPGPTDAWVTLAGLARETSRIRLGTLMTAATFRYPGPLAIQVAQVDEMSGGRVEFGLGAGWFETEHANYGIPFPDVAERFDRYAEQLAVITGLWRTPVGETFSFDGEHYQLTDSPALPKPVRAGGPPVLIGGRGAKRTPALAAQYAAEFNLPFADPDSAVRQFERVEAACAAIGRDPKEITRSAALVLCAGRDEAEVTRRAGVIGREVAELRENGLAGTVAEVVDKLGAWRERTGISRVYLQVLDLADLDHVELVATEVMPQFA from the coding sequence GTGGACTTCAGGATCTTCACCGAGCCCCAGCAGGGGGCGACCTACGACGATCTGCTGCGGGTGGCCCGGACGGCCGAGGACGCCGGTTACGACGCGTTCTTCCGCTCCGACCACTACCTCAAGATGGGCTCGGTCAGCGGCCTGCCCGGCCCCACCGACGCCTGGGTGACGCTGGCCGGTCTGGCCAGGGAGACCAGCCGGATCCGGCTGGGCACGCTGATGACCGCGGCCACCTTCCGCTACCCGGGGCCGCTGGCGATCCAGGTCGCGCAGGTGGACGAGATGTCCGGCGGCCGGGTGGAGTTCGGGCTGGGCGCGGGCTGGTTCGAGACCGAGCACGCCAACTACGGCATCCCGTTCCCGGACGTGGCCGAGCGCTTCGACCGCTACGCCGAGCAGCTCGCGGTGATCACCGGCCTGTGGCGCACGCCGGTCGGCGAGACCTTCAGCTTCGACGGTGAGCACTACCAGCTCACCGACTCCCCCGCGCTGCCCAAGCCGGTGCGGGCCGGCGGTCCGCCGGTGCTCATCGGTGGCCGGGGCGCCAAGCGCACGCCCGCGCTGGCCGCCCAGTACGCGGCCGAGTTCAACCTGCCCTTCGCCGATCCGGACTCCGCGGTGCGCCAGTTCGAGCGGGTCGAGGCGGCCTGCGCGGCGATCGGCCGGGACCCCAAGGAGATCACCCGCTCGGCCGCGCTGGTGCTCTGCGCTGGCCGGGACGAGGCCGAGGTGACCCGGCGGGCCGGGGTGATCGGCCGCGAGGTGGCCGAGCTGCGGGAGAACGGGCTGGCGGGCACGGTGGCCGAGGTGGTGGACAAGCTGGGCGCCTGGCGGGAGCGGACCGGGATCAGCCGGGTCTACCTGCAGGTGCTCGACCTGGCCGACCTGGACCACGTGGAGCTGGTGGCGACCGAGGTCATGCCGCAGTTCGCCTGA
- a CDS encoding winged helix-turn-helix domain-containing protein, translating to MSEKELAGRVAELEARVAALEGIAEQVLADTGGVVSYQGRLTEPGELDWTITLPVSTVLGLPDGPRLEVLAALGHPVRAKVVRVLAQHGPQGAAELQAAAEVGSTGQLYHHLKPLTTSGLVDQDGRGRYRLRATAMVPVLILLAAAADIAGQLKS from the coding sequence ATGAGCGAGAAGGAGCTGGCCGGCCGGGTGGCCGAGCTGGAGGCCAGGGTGGCGGCCCTGGAGGGCATCGCCGAGCAGGTGCTGGCCGACACCGGCGGCGTGGTCTCCTACCAGGGCCGACTCACCGAACCGGGTGAGCTGGACTGGACGATCACGCTTCCGGTGTCCACGGTGCTGGGCCTGCCGGACGGCCCGCGGCTGGAGGTGCTGGCCGCGCTGGGCCACCCGGTCCGGGCCAAGGTGGTGCGGGTGCTCGCCCAGCACGGCCCGCAGGGCGCGGCCGAACTCCAGGCCGCCGCCGAGGTCGGCTCGACCGGCCAGCTCTACCACCATCTCAAACCGCTGACCACCAGCGGCCTGGTGGACCAGGACGGCCGCGGCCGGTACCGGCTGCGCGCCACCGCCATGGTGCCGGTGCTGATCCTGCTGGCCGCCGCCGCGGACATCGCCGGACAGCTCAAGTCCTGA
- a CDS encoding serine hydrolase: protein MLSRRRLLTAGALTAGSALLLPGLANAAAGTPATSDFTTRDGWLAWFAAHRDQVGVFADNGAQACLAHRAQVSQPLASAVKPVHLAAYTLSGLAPDTKVTVGEWERFYLPHTDGGAHEQSQRLLGIEADPATKLARNPAQQVTLDQIAGTMIYFSDNAATDYLRHRLGAAALRRAAQRGGWTGLDSRSKLADFLYLLMPEEVRPGVPRLPMGARLEQRFLTEPAFRDRARARVVSGPPPSWDAQVAWARTSGGASAATLAGFHRAAATGRFPEATRRHLEHTLAGSLPPGVAGIGWKGGSLAGVLALAGYTRWQDGRVGSTALLLQELSEADWDGMNAEGSLFFQVFLDLALDPAWQGRVARALRG, encoded by the coding sequence ATGCTGTCCCGACGCCGCCTGCTGACCGCCGGCGCACTGACCGCGGGGTCCGCGCTGCTGCTGCCCGGCCTGGCCAACGCAGCCGCCGGCACGCCCGCGACCAGCGACTTCACCACCCGCGATGGCTGGCTGGCCTGGTTCGCCGCGCACCGCGACCAGGTCGGCGTCTTCGCCGACAACGGCGCCCAGGCCTGCCTGGCGCACCGGGCGCAGGTGTCCCAGCCACTGGCCTCCGCGGTCAAACCAGTGCACCTGGCCGCCTACACGCTCTCCGGCCTGGCCCCGGACACCAAGGTCACCGTCGGCGAGTGGGAGCGCTTCTACCTGCCGCACACCGACGGCGGCGCGCACGAGCAGTCCCAGCGGCTGCTCGGCATCGAGGCGGACCCGGCGACCAAGCTGGCCAGGAACCCGGCGCAGCAGGTCACCCTGGACCAGATCGCCGGCACGATGATCTATTTCAGCGACAACGCGGCCACCGACTACCTGCGGCACCGCCTGGGCGCGGCGGCGCTGCGCCGGGCCGCGCAACGCGGTGGCTGGACCGGCCTGGACAGCCGCTCCAAGCTGGCCGACTTCCTCTACCTGCTGATGCCGGAGGAGGTCCGGCCCGGGGTGCCGCGACTTCCGATGGGCGCCCGCCTCGAACAGCGCTTCCTGACCGAACCGGCCTTCCGGGACCGGGCCAGGGCGCGCGTGGTCAGCGGCCCGCCGCCCTCCTGGGACGCCCAGGTCGCCTGGGCCAGGACCAGCGGCGGCGCGAGCGCGGCCACCCTGGCCGGCTTCCACCGGGCCGCGGCCACCGGCCGGTTCCCCGAGGCCACCCGGCGGCACCTGGAACACACCCTGGCCGGTTCGCTGCCGCCCGGCGTCGCGGGCATCGGCTGGAAGGGCGGCTCACTGGCCGGGGTGCTGGCACTGGCCGGTTACACCCGCTGGCAGGACGGCCGGGTCGGCTCGACCGCGTTGCTGCTCCAGGAGCTGAGCGAGGCGGACTGGGACGGCATGAACGCCGAGGGCTCGCTGTTCTTCCAGGTGTTCCTGGACCTGGCGCTGGATCCGGCCTGGCAGGGCAGGGTCGCGCGGGCGCTGCGCGGGTAG
- a CDS encoding AfsR/SARP family transcriptional regulator, which translates to MHGPLSFGLLGPLQVLRGGQPIAVKAAKQRTVLASLLLRANQHVAFDELAERVWGEEQVSQPRQTLQVYVMRLRQALDGVLLHTEPDGYRLELDPESLDIHRFRRLTDQVKLAGDDPGRIVGLLTEALALWRGPALSDVPSESLQCGEARWLDELRLQAVADRLHARLRLGAHQEVVGELYGLTGQYPLREQFWAQLMLALYRSNRQVEALEAFQAVSGRLSEDLGVDPGEELRALHRAILNNDSSLGPATAHTSAPAPAAARPGGLSQLPPGVADFVGRGPEITHLGDLLRGAGSAMSVPVVTLTGPPGVGKTALAIRAGHEVRAHFPDGQIYVNLHGYSPGPPLAPADVLSRFLRALGVTPEQIPLDPEERAAQYRSLLTGRRLLIVLDNAIGPEQVRALLPGEPGCAVLITSRNALRGMTVLDGARPLSLEVLSPADARRLLGGILGPDLVAAEPAAAAELARLCGHLPLALRVAAGNLAGRPSARIADYVAELSAERLAGLRIEGDDATAVQAAFDLSYDMLDPPAQRLFRLLGLVPGNDFTKEVAAALAGLTPEAALPLLRQLGTANLVQHQAGDRYQAHDLLRLYAAERAAAEETAEALDTARRALLAYYLHTARGAARSLYPEIVQLPLPAPRPNPAPRPAAAIAWLTAETANIVAAATICAGPLAPYSWLLADALRGYFHHTGHVADWLHVVETGLAAALAEPDEPGEAAMRLSLGTLHWTLGDNRAAAGHYEQALRIQRRLGDLDGELATLNNLGLVCLNLGRLTDAGAHLRSALAHADARDPHRHAMARANLGHLCVDLAALEEAEAHSRAIVAIGAAEGSRLLATYGHYVLGRAQLARGALAQADTVLTEALATFRELGHRRMEVEVLAALAETRRHLGDHDRAGADAEESVRLARGMAHRVAEVNALNALADCAEPRRAAELHTQAHALATSGGHVWGQVAALLGESGTHRQTGRPRDALTSANTALDLIAAAGEPTRFTPAALLARGAAQLDLGDTDGARTSAEEAVRLATGTGQRLEQDLGLALLGETLTDERTPIL; encoded by the coding sequence GTGCACGGCCCGTTGTCCTTCGGTCTGCTCGGTCCGCTTCAGGTGCTGCGCGGGGGGCAGCCGATCGCGGTGAAAGCCGCCAAACAGCGGACCGTGCTGGCCAGTCTGCTGCTGCGCGCCAACCAGCACGTGGCCTTCGACGAACTCGCCGAACGGGTCTGGGGCGAGGAGCAGGTCAGCCAGCCCCGGCAGACCCTGCAGGTCTACGTGATGCGGTTGCGCCAGGCCCTCGACGGCGTGCTGCTGCACACAGAACCCGACGGCTACCGCCTCGAACTCGACCCGGAATCCCTGGACATCCACCGCTTCCGGCGGCTCACCGACCAGGTCAAACTCGCCGGTGACGACCCCGGCCGGATCGTCGGCCTGCTCACCGAGGCGCTCGCCCTCTGGCGCGGTCCCGCCCTGTCCGACGTGCCATCGGAGTCCCTGCAGTGCGGCGAGGCCCGCTGGCTGGACGAACTGCGGCTGCAGGCGGTGGCCGACCGGCTGCACGCCCGGCTGCGGCTGGGCGCGCACCAGGAGGTCGTCGGCGAGCTGTACGGGCTCACCGGCCAGTACCCGCTGCGCGAGCAGTTCTGGGCCCAGCTCATGCTCGCCCTCTACCGCTCCAACCGGCAGGTCGAGGCCCTGGAGGCGTTCCAGGCGGTCAGCGGCAGGCTGTCGGAGGACCTGGGCGTGGACCCCGGCGAGGAACTGCGCGCCCTGCACCGGGCCATCCTCAACAACGACAGCTCACTCGGCCCGGCCACCGCGCACACCAGCGCCCCCGCCCCGGCCGCCGCACGCCCCGGCGGCCTGTCCCAGCTGCCGCCCGGCGTCGCCGACTTCGTCGGACGCGGCCCGGAGATCACCCACCTCGGCGACCTGCTGCGCGGCGCGGGCTCGGCCATGTCGGTGCCGGTGGTCACCCTCACCGGACCGCCGGGCGTCGGCAAGACCGCGCTGGCCATCCGGGCCGGGCACGAGGTGCGCGCGCACTTCCCGGACGGCCAGATCTACGTCAACCTGCACGGCTACTCCCCCGGCCCGCCGCTGGCCCCCGCCGACGTGCTCAGCCGGTTCCTGCGCGCCCTCGGCGTCACCCCCGAACAGATCCCGCTCGACCCGGAGGAACGCGCCGCGCAGTACCGCTCGCTGCTCACCGGGCGACGGCTGCTCATCGTGCTGGACAACGCGATCGGCCCGGAACAGGTCCGCGCGCTGCTGCCCGGCGAACCCGGCTGCGCGGTGCTGATCACCAGCCGCAACGCCCTGCGCGGGATGACCGTGCTCGACGGCGCCCGCCCGCTGTCCCTGGAAGTGCTCTCCCCGGCCGACGCCCGCCGCCTGCTCGGCGGCATCCTCGGCCCCGACCTGGTCGCCGCCGAACCCGCAGCCGCGGCCGAACTGGCCCGCCTCTGCGGACACCTGCCCCTCGCACTGCGGGTGGCCGCTGGCAACCTGGCCGGGCGGCCCAGCGCGCGGATCGCCGACTACGTGGCCGAACTCAGCGCCGAACGCCTGGCCGGCCTGCGCATCGAAGGCGACGACGCCACCGCCGTGCAGGCCGCCTTCGACCTGTCCTACGACATGCTCGACCCGCCGGCCCAGCGACTGTTCCGGCTGCTCGGCCTGGTGCCGGGCAACGACTTCACCAAGGAGGTCGCCGCCGCGCTGGCCGGACTCACCCCCGAGGCCGCGCTGCCGCTGCTGCGCCAGCTCGGCACCGCCAACCTGGTCCAGCACCAGGCGGGCGACCGGTACCAGGCACACGACCTGCTCCGGCTCTACGCGGCCGAACGCGCCGCCGCCGAGGAGACCGCCGAGGCACTGGACACCGCCCGCCGCGCCCTGCTCGCCTACTACCTGCACACGGCCCGCGGCGCCGCCCGCAGCCTCTACCCGGAGATCGTCCAGCTCCCGCTGCCCGCGCCCCGGCCCAACCCGGCCCCGCGCCCCGCGGCCGCGATCGCCTGGCTCACCGCGGAAACCGCCAACATCGTGGCCGCCGCCACCATCTGTGCCGGACCGCTGGCCCCCTACTCCTGGCTGCTCGCCGACGCGCTGCGCGGCTACTTCCACCACACCGGCCACGTCGCCGACTGGCTGCACGTGGTCGAGACCGGCCTGGCCGCCGCGCTGGCCGAACCCGACGAACCCGGCGAGGCCGCCATGCGGCTCAGCCTGGGCACCCTGCACTGGACCCTCGGCGACAACCGGGCCGCCGCCGGGCACTACGAACAGGCCCTGCGCATCCAGCGGCGGCTCGGCGACCTCGACGGCGAACTGGCCACGCTGAACAACCTCGGCCTGGTCTGCCTCAACCTGGGCAGGCTCACCGACGCGGGCGCGCACCTGCGCAGCGCGCTCGCGCACGCCGACGCCCGCGACCCGCACCGGCACGCCATGGCCAGGGCCAACCTCGGCCACCTGTGCGTGGACCTGGCCGCGCTGGAGGAGGCCGAGGCGCACTCCAGGGCCATCGTGGCCATCGGCGCGGCCGAGGGCTCCCGGCTGCTGGCCACCTACGGCCACTACGTGCTCGGCCGCGCCCAGCTCGCCCGCGGCGCGCTGGCCCAGGCCGACACCGTGCTCACCGAGGCACTGGCCACCTTCCGCGAACTGGGCCACCGGCGGATGGAGGTCGAGGTGCTGGCCGCGCTGGCCGAGACCCGCCGCCACCTCGGCGACCACGACCGGGCAGGCGCCGACGCCGAGGAATCGGTGCGGCTGGCCCGCGGCATGGCGCACCGGGTGGCCGAGGTCAACGCGCTCAACGCCCTCGCGGACTGCGCCGAACCCCGCCGCGCCGCCGAACTGCACACCCAGGCGCACGCACTGGCCACCTCGGGCGGACACGTCTGGGGCCAGGTGGCCGCGCTGCTCGGCGAATCCGGCACCCACCGCCAGACCGGCCGCCCACGCGACGCGCTGACCAGCGCGAACACCGCCCTGGACCTGATCGCCGCGGCGGGAGAGCCCACCCGGTTCACCCCGGCCGCGCTGCTCGCCCGCGGCGCCGCCCAGCTCGACCTCGGCGACACCGACGGCGCCAGGACCAGCGCCGAGGAGGCCGTCCGGCTGGCCACCGGCACCGGCCAGCGACTGGAACAGGACCTCGGCCTGGCCCTGCTCGGCGAGACCCTGACTGACGAACGGACTCCGATCCTCTAG
- the lipB gene encoding lipoyl(octanoyl) transferase LipB yields MRNSDPLSCRESGEPVLVRHLGSIDYLKAWELQREVLDARADGDGPDTLLLLEHPSVYTAGKRTQPEDRPTDGTPVVEVDRGGKITWHGPGQLVGYPIVKLTDPVDVVDYVRRVEEGLIKVCRDLGLPAGRVEGRSGVWLPADETRVERKIAAIGIRVQRGVTMHGFEINCDADLAAFERIIPCGIADAGVTSLSAELGRQVTVAEVEPLAEKAVLDALSGALPLSECWVPRPELSAPGITFALPN; encoded by the coding sequence GTGCGCAACAGCGATCCCCTGTCCTGCCGGGAGTCGGGCGAACCCGTACTGGTCCGCCACCTCGGCAGCATCGACTACCTCAAGGCCTGGGAACTCCAGCGCGAGGTGCTGGACGCCCGTGCCGACGGCGACGGGCCGGACACCCTGCTGCTGCTGGAGCACCCCAGCGTCTACACCGCGGGCAAGCGGACCCAGCCGGAGGACCGGCCGACCGACGGCACCCCGGTGGTCGAGGTCGACCGCGGCGGCAAGATCACCTGGCACGGGCCGGGCCAGCTGGTGGGCTACCCGATCGTCAAGCTCACCGATCCGGTGGACGTGGTCGACTACGTGCGCCGGGTCGAGGAGGGCCTGATCAAGGTCTGCCGCGACCTCGGCCTGCCCGCGGGCCGGGTCGAGGGCCGCAGCGGGGTGTGGCTGCCCGCCGACGAGACCAGGGTCGAGCGCAAGATCGCCGCGATCGGCATCCGGGTGCAGCGCGGGGTCACCATGCACGGCTTCGAGATCAACTGCGATGCCGACCTGGCCGCCTTCGAGCGGATCATCCCGTGCGGCATCGCCGATGCCGGGGTCACCTCGCTCAGCGCCGAACTGGGCCGCCAGGTCACCGTGGCCGAGGTCGAGCCGCTGGCCGAGAAGGCGGTCCTGGACGCGCTCTCCGGCGCGCTGCCGCTGTCGGAATGCTGGGTGCCCCGCCCCGAACTGAGTGCCCCCGGAATCACTTTCGCCCTGCCGAACTGA
- a CDS encoding TIGR01777 family oxidoreductase — translation MRVVIAGSSGLIGSALVSQLRESGHEVVRLVRRAPAAPDERRWDPPSGVFADGALDGADAVVNLGGAGIGDKRWTEERKARLRESRLVPTTVLAQAVARHRIPVFVSGSAVGYYGDTGDREIDETAEAGTGFLAELCRDWEAATQPAEHVGARVVRVRTGLVLSAHGGLLGRLRPLFSFLLGGRLGSGAQYMPWISLDDEVGAIRFALEHSQVSGPVNLTGPEPVTNSQFTAALADSLHRPAPWVVPEFALKLVLGAETAQEMALFGQRALPGVLRSQGYVFQHPTVAAALAAAVPEGEPAA, via the coding sequence ATGCGAGTGGTGATCGCCGGTTCCTCCGGCCTGATCGGCAGCGCCCTGGTGAGCCAGTTACGGGAGAGCGGCCACGAAGTCGTCCGGCTGGTGCGCCGGGCCCCGGCCGCCCCCGACGAACGCCGCTGGGACCCGCCGAGCGGGGTGTTCGCCGACGGCGCGCTGGACGGCGCGGACGCGGTGGTCAACCTGGGCGGGGCGGGCATCGGCGACAAACGCTGGACCGAGGAACGCAAGGCCAGGCTGCGGGAGAGCAGGCTGGTGCCGACCACCGTGCTGGCCCAAGCCGTGGCCCGGCACCGGATCCCGGTGTTCGTCAGCGGCTCCGCGGTCGGCTACTACGGCGACACCGGCGACCGGGAGATCGACGAGACCGCCGAGGCGGGCACCGGTTTCCTGGCCGAGCTGTGCCGGGACTGGGAGGCCGCCACCCAACCGGCCGAGCACGTGGGCGCGCGGGTGGTGCGGGTGCGCACCGGGCTGGTGCTCTCCGCGCACGGCGGGCTGCTCGGACGCCTGCGGCCGCTGTTCTCCTTCCTGCTCGGCGGCAGGCTGGGCAGCGGGGCGCAGTACATGCCGTGGATCTCCCTGGACGACGAGGTCGGCGCGATCCGGTTCGCCCTGGAACACAGCCAGGTCAGCGGCCCGGTCAACCTCACCGGCCCGGAACCGGTGACCAACAGCCAGTTCACCGCCGCGCTGGCCGACTCACTGCACCGGCCCGCGCCCTGGGTGGTGCCGGAGTTCGCGCTCAAACTGGTGCTCGGCGCGGAGACCGCCCAGGAGATGGCGTTGTTCGGCCAGCGCGCGCTGCCCGGAGTACTGCGGTCGCAGGGCTACGTCTTCCAGCACCCCACGGTCGCCGCCGCCCTGGCCGCCGCCGTGCCCGAGGGCGAACCGGCGGCGTAG